One Corynebacterium yudongzhengii DNA window includes the following coding sequences:
- the lysA gene encoding diaminopimelate decarboxylase, protein MPEYSFNDLPAHVWPQTATRDDDGVVHIGGVALTELAARYGTPLFVVDEADFRARCRAMAAAFHGAANVHYASKAFLTRTIARWVKEEGLSLDVASGNELAVALRAGFPAARITAHGNNKSTQFLRTCVEEKVGHVVLDNHGELAALADIAAEAGVRQPVMVRVKPGVEAHTNEMIATAHEDQKFGFSLADGAAWNAVTAVVDSPHLELVGLHCHIGSQIFDAGGFNLAAARVLELYGRVHDELDVRLPELDLGGGYGIAYTADQQPLDVEALAREMLEAVREHAEDAGIEAPTVLVEPGRAIVGPSTVTVYTVGFNKTISTSETDTRRYVAVDGGMSDNIRPALYGAQYDARLVNRRAAGKLTATRVVGSHCESGDILISDEDYPDDLTTGDLLAVANTGAYGYAMASNYNLFTRPAVVTVCDGEVTTMLRRETVDDLLSLEDGEF, encoded by the coding sequence ATGCCCGAGTACTCCTTCAACGATCTGCCCGCCCACGTCTGGCCGCAAACAGCCACGCGTGACGACGACGGCGTCGTCCACATCGGCGGCGTTGCACTAACGGAGCTCGCCGCGCGTTATGGCACCCCGCTGTTCGTCGTCGACGAGGCCGACTTCCGCGCCCGCTGCCGCGCCATGGCTGCCGCCTTCCACGGTGCCGCTAACGTCCACTACGCCTCGAAGGCGTTTTTGACCCGCACCATCGCCCGCTGGGTTAAGGAAGAAGGCTTGTCTCTCGACGTGGCCAGCGGCAACGAGCTCGCCGTCGCGCTGCGCGCTGGCTTCCCGGCCGCACGCATCACCGCACATGGCAACAACAAGTCGACGCAGTTCCTGCGCACCTGCGTCGAGGAGAAGGTCGGCCACGTGGTGCTGGATAATCACGGCGAGCTCGCGGCGTTGGCGGACATCGCCGCCGAGGCCGGGGTGCGCCAGCCGGTCATGGTGCGCGTCAAGCCCGGCGTGGAGGCACACACCAACGAGATGATCGCCACGGCGCACGAGGACCAGAAGTTCGGGTTCTCGCTTGCCGACGGCGCCGCGTGGAACGCCGTCACCGCCGTCGTGGACTCACCCCACCTCGAGCTGGTGGGGCTGCACTGCCACATCGGTTCCCAGATCTTCGACGCCGGCGGTTTCAACCTGGCCGCGGCGCGCGTGCTCGAGCTCTACGGCCGCGTGCACGACGAGCTCGACGTGCGCCTGCCGGAGCTGGACTTAGGCGGCGGCTACGGCATCGCCTATACGGCCGACCAGCAGCCCCTCGACGTTGAGGCGCTGGCCCGGGAGATGCTCGAGGCGGTGCGCGAGCACGCCGAGGACGCGGGCATCGAGGCGCCGACGGTGCTGGTGGAACCGGGCCGGGCGATCGTCGGGCCGTCGACCGTGACTGTCTACACGGTGGGCTTCAACAAGACGATTTCCACCAGTGAGACCGACACGCGGCGCTACGTGGCCGTCGACGGCGGCATGAGCGACAACATCCGCCCGGCGCTCTACGGCGCGCAGTACGACGCCCGCCTAGTCAACCGGCGCGCCGCCGGAAAGCTGACGGCCACCCGCGTGGTCGGTTCGCACTGCGAGTCCGGCGATATCCTCATCAGCGACGAGGACTACCCGGATGACCTCACCACCGGGGACTTGCTCGCGGTGGCGAATACCGGGGCCTATGGCTACGCGATGGCCTCGAACTACAACCTGTTTACCCGCCCAGCCGTGGTCACGGTATGCGATGGTGAGGTGACCACGATGCTGCGTCGGGAAACGGTCGACGATTTGTTGTCGCTGGAAGACGGCGAGTTCTAG
- the argS gene encoding arginine--tRNA ligase, giving the protein MTPADLAALIKDTAQRVLSARELDTSVLPESVNVERPRNPEHGDYATNLAMQIAKKVGTNPRELAGWLTAALAEAEGIDEASVAGPGFINIRLAAAAQGDIVAKILAAGENFGHSDKNAGMKINLEFVSANPTGPIHLGGTRWAAVGDSLGRVLEATGAEITREYYFNDHGGQIDRFARSLVAAAKNEPTPEDGYGGDYVREIAQGVLEKAPDALEGTDAEVQETFRAHGVEMMFDHIKSSLHEFGVDFDVYFHENSLFESGAVDRAVEKLKDNGSLYESDGAWWLRSTDYGDDKDRVVIKSDGEAAYIAGDIAYAADKFERGHDLAIYMLGADHHGYVSRLKAAAAALGFDSNRIEVLIGQLVNLVRDGEAVRMSKRAGTVITLDDLVEAIGIDGARYSLVRSSVDSSLDIDLGLWQSQSSDNPVYYVQYGHARLCSIERKAAECGVGIEGADYSLLTHEREGDLIRTLGEFPGVVATAADLREPHRIARYAEELAGVFHRFYDNCQILPKAGEDAAAIHSARLALARASRQVLFNALTMVGVSAPERM; this is encoded by the coding sequence ATGACCCCAGCAGATCTCGCCGCCTTGATCAAGGACACTGCCCAGCGCGTGCTTTCTGCGCGCGAACTCGATACCTCGGTGTTGCCCGAGTCCGTCAACGTCGAGCGTCCCCGCAACCCCGAACACGGTGATTACGCGACGAACCTCGCGATGCAGATCGCCAAGAAGGTAGGCACCAACCCGCGTGAGCTCGCCGGCTGGTTGACCGCTGCGCTCGCCGAGGCCGAGGGTATCGACGAAGCCTCCGTCGCCGGCCCCGGCTTCATTAACATCCGCCTCGCCGCGGCCGCGCAGGGCGATATCGTGGCGAAGATCCTCGCCGCCGGCGAGAACTTCGGGCACAGTGACAAAAACGCCGGCATGAAGATCAACCTCGAGTTCGTCTCCGCCAACCCGACCGGGCCGATCCACCTGGGCGGCACCCGCTGGGCGGCGGTCGGCGACTCGCTGGGGCGCGTGCTCGAGGCCACCGGCGCCGAGATCACTCGCGAGTACTACTTCAACGACCACGGCGGCCAGATCGACCGCTTCGCCCGCTCGCTGGTCGCGGCCGCCAAGAATGAGCCCACCCCCGAAGACGGCTACGGCGGCGACTACGTCCGCGAGATCGCCCAGGGTGTGCTCGAGAAGGCGCCGGACGCCCTCGAGGGCACCGACGCGGAGGTCCAGGAGACCTTCCGCGCCCATGGCGTGGAGATGATGTTCGACCACATTAAGTCCTCCCTGCATGAGTTCGGCGTGGATTTCGACGTCTACTTCCACGAGAATTCCCTGTTTGAGTCGGGGGCGGTGGATCGGGCCGTCGAAAAGCTTAAGGACAACGGCTCGCTCTACGAGTCGGACGGCGCTTGGTGGCTACGCTCGACGGACTATGGCGACGACAAGGACCGCGTGGTGATCAAGTCCGACGGCGAGGCCGCCTACATTGCCGGCGATATCGCGTATGCCGCCGACAAGTTCGAGCGCGGCCACGACCTGGCGATCTACATGCTGGGCGCCGACCACCACGGCTATGTCTCGCGCCTGAAGGCCGCCGCCGCGGCGCTCGGTTTTGACTCGAACCGCATCGAGGTGCTCATCGGCCAGCTGGTCAACCTGGTCCGCGATGGCGAGGCCGTGCGCATGTCCAAGCGCGCCGGCACGGTGATCACGCTCGATGATCTGGTCGAGGCCATCGGCATCGACGGTGCCCGCTACTCGCTCGTGCGCTCCTCGGTCGATTCCTCGCTGGATATCGACCTGGGCCTGTGGCAGTCGCAGAGCTCGGATAACCCCGTCTACTACGTCCAGTACGGGCACGCGCGGCTGTGCTCCATCGAGCGCAAGGCCGCCGAGTGCGGCGTCGGTATCGAGGGCGCCGATTACTCGCTGCTCACCCACGAGCGCGAAGGTGATCTCATCCGCACCCTTGGCGAGTTCCCCGGCGTCGTCGCCACCGCCGCCGACCTGCGCGAGCCGCACCGCATCGCCCGCTACGCCGAGGAACTCGCCGGTGTTTTCCACCGCTTCTACGACAACTGCCAGATCCTGCCCAAAGCCGGCGAGGACGCCGCCGCGATCCACTCCGCCCGCCTCGCCCTGGCTCGCGCCAGCCGCCAGGTGCTCTTCAACGCCCTGACCATGGTCGGCGTGAGCGCCCCGGAAAGGATGTAG
- a CDS encoding (Fe-S)-binding protein, whose amino-acid sequence MRIALFSTCIGDALFPDASKATALILSRLGHEVVYPEGQTCCGQMHINSGYQKQAAGIVETYVDAFSDPSIDAVVAPSGSCVTSVRNHQEHVVKRYGTPALVDGCRTTAQKTYELSEFLVDVEGTTELGAYFPHRVTYHPSCHGKRMLKVGERPYQLLRNVEGMELVELGNAEECCGFGGTFAIKNADVSSAMAADKARHIADTNAEYVTGGDSSCLMNIAGVLSRQHYGVRAVHMAEILASTKDQPWTPSQAAYRKEAFL is encoded by the coding sequence GTGAGAATCGCTTTGTTTTCGACCTGCATCGGGGACGCCTTGTTCCCGGATGCCTCGAAAGCCACCGCTCTGATCCTTTCCCGGTTGGGTCATGAGGTCGTCTACCCGGAGGGGCAAACCTGCTGTGGGCAGATGCACATCAACTCCGGCTACCAGAAGCAGGCGGCCGGCATCGTCGAAACTTATGTGGATGCATTCAGCGATCCATCCATCGACGCCGTCGTCGCACCCTCCGGCTCCTGTGTGACCTCGGTGCGCAACCACCAGGAGCACGTCGTCAAGCGCTACGGCACCCCAGCACTTGTCGACGGCTGCCGCACCACCGCGCAGAAAACTTACGAGCTCAGCGAGTTCCTCGTGGACGTGGAAGGCACCACCGAGCTCGGCGCCTACTTCCCGCACCGGGTGACCTATCACCCGTCGTGCCACGGCAAGCGGATGCTGAAGGTCGGCGAGCGCCCGTACCAACTGCTGCGCAACGTCGAGGGCATGGAGCTGGTGGAGCTCGGCAACGCGGAGGAGTGCTGCGGTTTCGGCGGCACCTTCGCCATCAAGAACGCCGATGTCTCCTCGGCCATGGCGGCGGATAAGGCCCGCCACATCGCCGATACGAACGCCGAGTACGTCACCGGCGGCGACTCGTCGTGCTTGATGAACATCGCCGGAGTTTTGTCCCGCCAGCACTACGGCGTCCGGGCGGTGCACATGGCTGAGATCCTCGCCTCGACGAAGGATCAGCCCTGGACACCCTCGCAGGCCGCGTACCGAAAGGAGGCCTTCCTGTGA
- a CDS encoding lactate utilization protein B produces MTRAFLGQPTYPPRASRESSNLRFRDQAFYRSAREDMSNATQRRNLHHATTKIRAKRANVVSEADDWQKLRDAGSAIKRRVARELPELLEQFEEAVTARGGHVHWARDAAEANRIAAELVRATGETEAVKIKSMATQEIALNEYFEEHGLKAIESDLAELIVQLADDYPSHILVPAIHRNRAEIRDLFVEKMPNTDDSLNAVPAELANAAREYLREKFLQARVAISGANFGVAETGTVCIVESEGNGRMCLTMPETLITVMGIEKLLPEFNDLEVFLQLLPRSSTGERMNPYTSLWSGVTEGDGPQDFHIILLDNGRTAALASETGREALKCIRCSACLNVCPVYERAGGHAYGSVYPGPIGAILTPQLAGMDAVDDVTASLPFASSLCGRCDEVCPVKIPITDILLDQRHEKVRQFTPKPEAFLMGPAAMLMSHPRWWNRVMHMVAFGRVLGGFKGEMNSLPFAFSGWSRSRDTKVPPKQSFRQWFASDEAQSLLSQARRDASTHQENTDD; encoded by the coding sequence GTGACCCGCGCATTCTTAGGCCAGCCCACCTACCCGCCGCGCGCCTCGCGGGAATCGTCCAACCTGCGTTTTCGTGACCAGGCGTTCTACCGCTCGGCGCGCGAGGACATGAGCAATGCGACGCAGCGTCGCAACCTGCACCACGCGACCACCAAGATCCGCGCCAAACGCGCGAATGTCGTCTCCGAAGCCGACGACTGGCAGAAGCTTCGCGACGCCGGCTCGGCCATCAAGCGCCGCGTCGCCCGGGAGCTGCCAGAGCTGCTCGAGCAGTTCGAAGAGGCCGTCACCGCCCGCGGCGGGCACGTGCACTGGGCGCGCGACGCCGCCGAGGCCAACCGCATCGCCGCCGAGCTGGTGCGCGCCACCGGAGAGACCGAGGCGGTAAAGATCAAGTCGATGGCGACCCAGGAGATCGCGCTCAACGAGTACTTCGAAGAGCACGGGCTTAAAGCCATCGAGTCGGATTTGGCCGAGCTCATCGTCCAACTTGCCGACGACTACCCCTCGCACATCCTCGTACCGGCCATCCACCGCAACCGGGCGGAGATTCGGGACCTGTTCGTCGAGAAGATGCCGAACACCGACGACAGCCTCAACGCCGTCCCTGCCGAGCTGGCCAACGCCGCCCGCGAATACCTCCGCGAGAAGTTCCTGCAGGCCCGCGTCGCGATCTCCGGGGCGAACTTCGGCGTCGCCGAAACCGGCACCGTCTGCATCGTGGAATCCGAGGGCAACGGCCGGATGTGCCTGACCATGCCGGAGACGCTGATTACGGTCATGGGCATCGAGAAGCTTTTGCCCGAGTTCAACGACCTCGAGGTCTTCCTGCAACTGCTGCCGCGTTCCTCGACCGGCGAGCGCATGAACCCGTATACCTCCTTGTGGTCGGGTGTCACCGAGGGCGACGGCCCGCAGGACTTCCACATCATCCTCCTCGACAACGGGCGCACCGCCGCGCTGGCCAGCGAAACCGGCCGCGAGGCGCTAAAGTGCATCCGATGCTCGGCGTGCCTGAACGTCTGCCCCGTCTACGAGCGCGCCGGCGGACACGCCTACGGCTCGGTCTACCCGGGCCCGATCGGGGCGATCCTCACCCCGCAGCTGGCGGGCATGGACGCAGTGGACGACGTCACCGCTTCCCTCCCCTTCGCCTCCAGTCTGTGCGGGCGTTGCGACGAGGTCTGCCCCGTCAAGATCCCCATCACCGACATCCTGCTCGACCAGCGTCACGAGAAGGTCCGCCAGTTCACCCCGAAGCCCGAGGCCTTCCTCATGGGCCCGGCCGCGATGCTCATGTCGCATCCGCGCTGGTGGAACCGGGTGATGCACATGGTCGCTTTCGGACGCGTCCTCGGCGGCTTCAAGGGCGAGATGAACTCTCTGCCCTTCGCGTTTTCCGGCTGGTCGCGCTCCCGCGACACGAAGGTCCCGCCGAAGCAGTCCTTCCGGCAGTGGTTCGCCTCCGACGAGGCGCAGTCTCTGCTCTCGCAGGCCCGCCGCGACGCCTCGACACACCAGGAGAACACCGATGACTAA
- a CDS encoding LutC/YkgG family protein: MTNAAAKREILRRIRDAHRLAPPSETPIPRDYHHEGSVSGDELLDLLVDRLDDYEATVQVCSQEEAATVLASLLDDRGAHTIVASPGLEDSLFAEFSGSLRRDDIADDPRGLNDVDAVVTGSLVACADTGTIVLQAGERDGRRALSLVPDRHVCLVREADIVHRVPEMIARIDPQRPATMISGPSATSDIELSRVEGVHGPRDLLVMIVRD, from the coding sequence ATGACTAACGCCGCCGCCAAGCGCGAGATCCTCCGCCGCATCCGCGACGCCCACCGCCTCGCCCCGCCGAGCGAGACCCCCATCCCCCGCGACTACCACCACGAGGGATCGGTCAGCGGTGACGAGCTGCTCGACTTACTCGTCGATCGCCTCGACGACTACGAGGCCACGGTGCAGGTCTGCTCGCAGGAGGAGGCGGCGACGGTGCTGGCCTCGCTTCTCGACGACCGCGGCGCCCACACCATCGTCGCCTCCCCCGGACTCGAGGACTCTCTGTTCGCGGAGTTCAGCGGCTCTCTGCGGCGCGACGACATCGCCGACGATCCGCGCGGACTCAACGACGTCGACGCTGTCGTTACCGGCAGCCTGGTCGCGTGTGCGGATACGGGCACGATCGTGCTGCAAGCCGGTGAGCGTGACGGCAGGCGCGCGCTCAGCCTCGTGCCGGACCGCCACGTGTGTCTGGTCCGGGAGGCCGACATCGTGCACCGCGTCCCCGAGATGATCGCCCGGATCGACCCGCAGCGACCGGCGACGATGATCTCCGGGCCTTCGGCGACCTCGGATATCGAGCTCAGCCGCGTCGAGGGCGTGCACGGTCCGCGCGACCTGCTCGTGATGATCGTGCGGGACTGA
- a CDS encoding muconolactone Delta-isomerase family protein, translated as MLFLARMDVHFPDNLTPEEVADFQKREKEYSGNLQKEGVMKGIWRVVGEYSNYSIYDVRDNEHLQEVMSGFPMFKYMNIKMTPLTTHPNRTEHTDY; from the coding sequence ATGCTGTTTCTGGCACGTATGGACGTCCACTTCCCCGACAACCTGACCCCGGAGGAGGTCGCTGACTTCCAGAAGCGGGAAAAGGAGTACTCCGGCAACCTCCAGAAGGAGGGCGTCATGAAGGGTATCTGGCGCGTCGTGGGCGAATACTCCAACTACTCCATCTACGACGTGCGCGACAACGAGCACCTGCAGGAGGTCATGTCCGGTTTCCCGATGTTTAAGTACATGAACATCAAGATGACGCCGCTGACCACCCACCCGAACCGCACGGAGCACACTGACTACTAG
- a CDS encoding PspC domain-containing protein, translating to MSHPHSLPYSERRLMRSHTDYYIAGVLGGFAETYGVDPTLVRILFAVGTLMSFGVMVPLYLVAWVVMP from the coding sequence ATGAGCCACCCACACAGCCTGCCCTACTCGGAGCGTCGCCTGATGCGCTCCCATACCGATTACTACATCGCCGGCGTGCTCGGCGGGTTCGCCGAGACCTACGGCGTCGATCCCACCTTGGTGCGCATCCTGTTCGCGGTAGGAACGTTGATGAGTTTCGGGGTGATGGTCCCGCTCTACCTCGTGGCCTGGGTGGTTATGCCTTGA
- a CDS encoding MarR family winged helix-turn-helix transcriptional regulator codes for MTDQPRWLSDEEQSLWRLILAATRKVDRVMDETLQMGSELSVSEFSVLVSLSESETGCMRLRELCASLDWDRSRTSHQITRMERRGLVTKRKSEGDARGVVVEITDDGSERLRTAAPSHVESVRRVMFDHLTEQQSDTLRAILEQVMAVDNVPGTEGLCGPLYGGEPESKTP; via the coding sequence GTGACTGATCAACCTCGCTGGCTTTCCGACGAAGAACAATCCCTCTGGCGACTCATTCTGGCCGCCACCCGGAAAGTCGACCGCGTCATGGACGAGACGCTCCAGATGGGCAGCGAGCTCTCGGTCTCGGAGTTCTCGGTCTTGGTCAGCCTCTCCGAGTCGGAGACCGGCTGCATGCGCCTGCGCGAGTTGTGTGCTTCCCTCGACTGGGATCGCTCGCGCACCTCGCACCAGATCACGCGCATGGAGCGCCGTGGTCTCGTCACCAAGCGTAAGAGTGAGGGCGACGCCCGCGGCGTGGTCGTCGAAATTACCGACGACGGTTCCGAACGCCTGCGCACCGCCGCCCCATCGCACGTGGAATCCGTGCGCCGCGTGATGTTCGACCACCTCACCGAGCAGCAGTCGGATACCCTCCGCGCGATCCTAGAGCAGGTCATGGCCGTCGATAATGTGCCCGGCACCGAGGGCTTGTGTGGCCCGCTCTACGGCGGCGAGCCGGAAAGCAAGACCCCGTAG
- a CDS encoding YceI family protein yields the protein MSDYAGTYQLDNTHTRIGFIARHAMVTKVRGQFTDWDAEINSDNDPAVKVVVKTSSIDTGNADRDNHTKGEDFFDVEKYPEMTFESTKVDLDNGTLEGNLTIKETTKPVTLDVEIFGQEEDPFGNVRVGFDASAQINRKHFGIDFNAPLNSGGVLVSDKITIEIEGSAIKQ from the coding sequence ATGTCTGACTACGCAGGCACCTACCAGCTGGATAACACCCACACCCGCATCGGCTTCATCGCCCGCCACGCCATGGTCACCAAGGTGCGCGGCCAGTTCACCGACTGGGACGCCGAGATCAACTCGGATAACGATCCGGCAGTGAAGGTCGTCGTCAAGACCTCCTCCATCGACACCGGCAACGCCGACCGTGACAACCACACCAAGGGCGAGGATTTCTTCGACGTCGAGAAGTACCCGGAGATGACCTTCGAGTCCACGAAGGTCGACCTGGACAACGGCACGCTCGAGGGCAACCTCACCATCAAGGAGACCACCAAGCCGGTCACCCTCGATGTGGAGATCTTCGGCCAGGAAGAAGACCCCTTCGGCAACGTGCGCGTGGGCTTCGACGCCTCGGCTCAGATCAACCGCAAGCACTTCGGCATCGACTTCAACGCCCCGCTGAACTCCGGTGGCGTGCTCGTCTCCGACAAGATCACCATCGAGATCGAAGGCTCCGCCATCAAGCAGTAA